From Herpetosiphonaceae bacterium:
GCGCCCAGATCGGCCTCGGTCGGCCAGCGGTCCTTGCGCTCGATCCGATCGCCCTGCATCGAGAGGCACGTCATGGGATACTCGCCCGTCGCCTTGAGCTGATCGCCGTAGGCCACGCGCTGGCCGTCCATGGTGCGCACCTCAACGCGGATCGTGTCGGGCGCGGCGTGCAGCCAGAGCACATCGGTCGGATCGAGCTTGCCGCGCGCCAGCAGCAGCCCATCGGCTGCGGCCTGCGGATACCAGACTTCCCACACCTGCATCTCGTCACCTCGTGCGTGTCTGCGGTGCATTAAGCAACAACTACGCCAGCAAGAAACAGAAGCGATCTATAGCTTCCGCTTGCCTGAGCGCGGCTATCGATATGGTTTATCTATAAGAAAGTGGAGAAATGGTCGAACAGGTGGTTGACAGTGAACAATCGCAAAAAGGCGAAATTTAAGCACTCCTGCCTGACAGCCGCTCCCTAGACAAACATCGGACGAGTGAGTATCATTAGGCTCTCAATCATCGTATCCAGCCCATCGAGCAACAGAGATTTAAGGAGCGCCAAGCGATGCAGTGTACACAGTGCGGCGCGACCGTCGTCGCCTCCGCCCGGTTTTGCCCGATCTGTGGACAAGCCCTGACGACAGCCCGCCCGACGCCGGTCGCGATCGATCCGGGCCGTCTGAGCAGCGGCATGCCCGTGACGCCCTCGATCCACGATGCGCCGACGGTGATCATGGCACGTCCGGCCACGGCAACGCCGACGGCAGCGCCATCGCGATCCGCAGCCGAAGTCGCGGCGCTGGTGGCGAACATGGGTAAATCGATGGTGGTATCGCAGTGGCAGCGCTGGTGGTGGAAGATCCTGCTGATCGGCATTGCGCTCTACCTGGCGCTCAACTCGGTCGTCGTACGCACGCAGAACGCGATCCTGCTGCCGCAACTCCTGATGATCGGCACGTTTCTGGTGCCCGTGGTCTATATCGCCTACCTGTACGAGGATGGCACGCTCTACGACGTGCCGCTGTCGAAGATCGCGCTGCTCTTCTTCTTCGGCGGCGTGGTCGGCTCGATGATGGCCTCGCTGCTTGAGGCATACCTGATCACCTCGGCGGCGACCGGCCTCTTCGGGCAGCTCTCGCTCTTCAACGCCGCGATCGTCAGCGTGAGCGAGGAGCTGGCAAAGCTGAGCATCCTGCTGCCATTTCTGGTGTCGGCGCGTCAGCGCTATCCTACAGTTATGCACGGGATCGTGCTGGGCGCGGCCACCGGCATGGGCTTTGCCGCGTTCGAGAGCATGGGCTATGCCTTTAGCGCGCTGATCGGCGACGGCGGCCTGGAAACGATGCACGACGTGATTCGGCTGCGCGCGCTGCTGGCGCCGCTGGGCCACGGCACCTGGACTGCGATCATCGCCGCCGCGCTCTGGCGCGAGCACGTCAACGGCTACCGTCCGCTCAACACCAACGTCCTGATCGCGCTGGCCTGCTCGATCGTGCTGCATCTGCTGTGGGACTACCTGCCGCCGCTGATCGTTTTGAACCTGCCGGTGCTGCACCTGATGCTCGGCGCGATCGGCATTCTGCTGCTGCGCTTCTTCCTGATGGATGCCAAAGGCGAGCAGGGCGCGGCCTACGCCGAGCGCAACCTGGCAGTTGCGCTGCGGCTCTACGTCGGCAACCTGCGCGGCGAGCTGCGCGACACGTTTCGGCACAAGCAGCGCTCGTAGGGCCGAAAGGCCGGGGGTTTGGGGGAGTCCCCCAAACTTCCCCTTTCTGATTCGCTACCCTTCCTCGTCGTCAAGCTCGATCAGCGTCGCGCCGCCACTCACAAGCTGTCCGGCGGTAAACGGCACGGCGCTGACCACGCCCGCGTACGGCGCGACGATCGTATGCTCCATCTTCATCGCCTCCATCACGATCAACGGCTGATTGGCCGTGACATGCTCGCCCGGCTGCACCAGCACCTTGATGATCGTGCCCGGCATCGGCGCTTCCAGGCTGGTATGCCCGGCATGGCCGGAGTGGATGCTGCCGAGCGTGTCGACGCTGAGCGCCTCGACCTTCTGCAATCGGTAGCTGCGGCCACGCCACCCGACCAGCAGCGCGCTGTCTGCCTGCGCGACATGGAGCCGCGCCTGCGTCCCGTCCACGCTCAGCGTCAGCGCATGGCCGCGCACGGCGACACATACAACCTCGCGAGCGGTGCCGTCGACGGTCAGCCGCCAGGTTCGATCGTCGCGTGGAGTAGCCAGCACCACATGCTCCTGCTCGCCAAAGCGATAGGCCAGGCGTCGATCCGCGCCGCCGACGCGCCACGGGAGCGCCCACGGATCGGGCGAGGGACGCGGCTGTAGCTCGCTCAGCGCCGCCGCGTACAGCACCTCAGCGGGCAGCGGCTCCGGCGTGCGCAGCGTCTCGCCGATCGCATGGGTTTGCAGAAAATCGGTGGTGGTCGTGCCCTCGGCAAAGGCGGGATGCGCCACGATCGCCTGGAGCAGGGGGATATTCGTGGTAATGCCCAGCACCGTGTAGTCCGCGAGGGCACGCTCCAGCCGGTCGATCGCAGCAGCGCGCGTGGGAGCGCCGACGATCAGCTTCGCCAGCATCGGATCGTAGTTGACCGAAACCTCATCGCCGCTCGACAGCCCGACATCATTGCGAATGCCCGGCCCTTCCGGCGGCGCGAAGAGCGCCACCTGCCCGATCGAAGGCAGCATCGCCACCGGATCTTCGGCATAGACGCGCACCTCGATCGCATGGCCGCGCAGCGTCACATCGTCCTGCGTGAGCGGCAGCGGCTCACCGGCGGCGATTGCCAGTTGCAGATGCGCCAGATCCAGCCCGGTGACAAGCTCCGTGACCGGATGCTCCACCTGAAGGCGGGTGTTCATCTCCAGAAAATAGAACTGTCCATCCTCGTCGAGCATAAACTCGACCGTGCCCGCGTTGCGGTAGCCGACCGCCTCCGCCACGCGCACGGCAGCCGCGCCCATGCGCGCCCGCAGCTCTGGCGTGAGCGCCACCGACGGGCTTTCCTCCACGATCTTCTGGTGCCGCCGCTGGATCGAGCACTCGCGCTCGCCGAGATAGATCGTGTTGCCGTGTCCATCGGCAAAGACCTGGATCTCGACGTGACGCGGCCTGAGGATCAGCTTTTCGAGCAGCACCGCGTCGTCGCCAAAGGCCGCCTGCGCCTCGCGCTTGGCTCCTTCGAGCGCCGCGACAAACTCCGCCGCCGCATGGACCGCGCGCATGCCCTTGCCGCCGCCGCCAGCGCTGGCCTTGATCAGCAGCGGATAGCCGATTCGCTCGGCCTCGGCTTGCAGCGTCTCGACGGACTGATCCGCGCCGTCGTAGCCGGGCACCACCGGCACATCGTGCGCCACCGCCAGCCGCTTCGATTCGATCTTCGAGCCCATGCGCTCGATCGCGTCGGCGGGCGGGCCGATGAACACAATGCCCGCCTCGGCGCATGCCCGCGCAAAATGGGCACGCTCCGACAAAAAGCCGTAGCCGGGATGGATCGCCTCGGCTCCTG
This genomic window contains:
- a CDS encoding acetyl-CoA carboxylase biotin carboxylase subunit; this encodes MPYFNKVLIANRGEIAVRLMRACQELGIRTVAVYSEADRQALHVRLADEAYPIGPAPAAESYLRAEKIVEAARRAGAEAIHPGYGFLSERAHFARACAEAGIVFIGPPADAIERMGSKIESKRLAVAHDVPVVPGYDGADQSVETLQAEAERIGYPLLIKASAGGGGKGMRAVHAAAEFVAALEGAKREAQAAFGDDAVLLEKLILRPRHVEIQVFADGHGNTIYLGERECSIQRRHQKIVEESPSVALTPELRARMGAAAVRVAEAVGYRNAGTVEFMLDEDGQFYFLEMNTRLQVEHPVTELVTGLDLAHLQLAIAAGEPLPLTQDDVTLRGHAIEVRVYAEDPVAMLPSIGQVALFAPPEGPGIRNDVGLSSGDEVSVNYDPMLAKLIVGAPTRAAAIDRLERALADYTVLGITTNIPLLQAIVAHPAFAEGTTTTDFLQTHAIGETLRTPEPLPAEVLYAAALSELQPRPSPDPWALPWRVGGADRRLAYRFGEQEHVVLATPRDDRTWRLTVDGTAREVVCVAVRGHALTLSVDGTQARLHVAQADSALLVGWRGRSYRLQKVEALSVDTLGSIHSGHAGHTSLEAPMPGTIIKVLVQPGEHVTANQPLIVMEAMKMEHTIVAPYAGVVSAVPFTAGQLVSGGATLIELDDEEG
- a CDS encoding PrsW family intramembrane metalloprotease, with product MQCTQCGATVVASARFCPICGQALTTARPTPVAIDPGRLSSGMPVTPSIHDAPTVIMARPATATPTAAPSRSAAEVAALVANMGKSMVVSQWQRWWWKILLIGIALYLALNSVVVRTQNAILLPQLLMIGTFLVPVVYIAYLYEDGTLYDVPLSKIALLFFFGGVVGSMMASLLEAYLITSAATGLFGQLSLFNAAIVSVSEELAKLSILLPFLVSARQRYPTVMHGIVLGAATGMGFAAFESMGYAFSALIGDGGLETMHDVIRLRALLAPLGHGTWTAIIAAALWREHVNGYRPLNTNVLIALACSIVLHLLWDYLPPLIVLNLPVLHLMLGAIGILLLRFFLMDAKGEQGAAYAERNLAVALRLYVGNLRGELRDTFRHKQRS